GCCCGTCCCCCTTGACCACAGCCTGCGCGGGCGCGGGCAATGCGGGCGGCAGGCGGTTGCCGTCGATCAGCAGATGGTCGGGCGGAACGCGCAGCGCGGCAATGGCGCGCTGCATCGCCAGATAGGTGGCTTGCAGGATATTGATCTGGTCAATCTCGGCCGCTGTCGCATGGCCAATGCCCACATCGGCACTGGCCATGATGGCGGCGAATATCCGTTCGCGTGCCTGCGCGCTTAATCGTTTGGAATCCGCCAGCCCCGCAGGCAGGGCGGCGGGGTCCAGCCAGACTGCCGCCGCCGTCACAGGGCCGCACAGCGGGCCGCGCCCCACTTCATCAACGCCTGCGATGCGACAAGCGCCTTGCAGGGCTGCAAGGCGCTCATGCTCATAATCGGGGGCGGCGTTCGAGGTCATGGGCCAGTAATGCCCGAACGCCCCCCATCTGTGCAACCATCAACGGCGATGGGTGCGATAGCCGCGTTCGGTCAGGCATTGTGCGGAATAGATTGTCCCGCTGGTGCTGCGCACTTCACAGGTGGCGGGCAGATTGCGAACGCCGCTTTGCTGTAGACAAGACCCGCGATACCCCGCCAGTGTCTGCCCGCCATAGCGGTAGGAAATCAGGCATTGCTGCGGCAGTTGTGTGCCACTTTGCCATCCCCCACCGCGCGGCGGGGTGGGCTGGTGACGGTCGCGCCCGCGATTGGGCGCGCTGCGTTCAGGGTAATAGCCCGCATCATGCAAACAGGCCGCACGATACACGCTGCGCTGGCCGCGATTGGTGCGGGTGTTTTCCAGACATTGGCGCGGCAGGTTGCGTAACCCCGCATCGCGCAGACATTGCGCATTATAAAGCGAGATGTTGCGATTGCGCACCGACCATGTTTCCTGGCAATGGCTTGGCAATTCGCGGCTGTTTTGCGGGGGACGGCCACGGTTGCTGCTGTTGTCCGATCGCGCGGCGTGCACGACAATTGCAACGGCGGCCGCCCCCAGCAGGAATTTAACAAGCGCATCATCTGATGCCTGCGCAGGTGTGGCGGGCAAGGTCATCGCGCCCATGGCAACACCGGCTGCCATCAGGGCACCGGTGGTTCGGATTCTCAGGTTGCTGAAAAAAGTGGTCATGCCTTAGGTTCCTTTCGTAAACGGGCCATGGCATGACCCTGCCGCCGCCGCGCCTTGTCGCGCAATAACGCTTGGCCGTTATCCGATAACACCCCTGTCTGAGGGCGGCTGATATTGAATAACCCGGGCGCTGGTGCGATGGTTCCGGCATGAAAACCGCATTCCTTACTGCTGCATTTCTGGTTCTGGCGCTTGCGGGACAAGCCTCGGGCCAGTGCTACGCAGATTACAAAGCCAAGCAGGACAACCCGTTGCGCCTGCAATATGGCATCATTGAATTGCCGCAACCGGCTTGCACATCCGCGCAGGCCGCACGCAATTATGCCGAACCTGTCATTTCACGAAGCGGCTGGACGCTTCTACAAATCGAATCCATCTTCGGGGAAGACGAATTTCAACGCAGGAGCGTCAATGCAGGGGCAATCCATCTCCGCCAGTGATCTGGCGCGTATAGGTAACCGTGCGGTTGTCTGGGGCATTGCCGCGATTGTGGGTGTGCTGGCGCTAAGTGCTGTGGCGCTGTTTCTGCATCTGCCTGATGCAGGCGCGTTCAATGCCCGCGTCGAACGTGTGTTCGTTGAAAATGCAGACCTGACCAGCCACGCCGAGATCAAGCTGCTGGAAATTCTGGCCCAGTCAGGAACGGCATTTTCCGAAACGCTGGTATCCTACAGGGTGGTGATTTTCGTGTTGCTGGTTTTTGCCACCGGGCTTTTGATTACGTCTTTCGTGATGATTGTCATGTTGATCACGCTGAACCGGCGCATGGTGCAGGTTGAAAAGCAGGGGTTGCAGGTGTCGCAACTGGTTATTGACCGCGCGACAAATGCGGTCACCCTGAATGATATGGAATTCCGGCTGACCCCTGCCGCGGTCGAAACGCTGGCCGTGCTGGCCGAAGCCTGCATTGACGACGAAGTGCTGTCCGGCGCCGCAATCGAGGCCGTGATTTCCGGCCGCAAGGAGTCCGATTGCGATGAAGCCGCAGGTGCCACCCGCATCAAGCGCCTGCGCGATACACTGGGCAACCAGTTGATCAGCGAAGTTCTGATCCGCAATATTGCGCGGCAGGGCTATATGCTGGCCATTGACCGCAAGGTCATTTCCCTGCGTTAGCGCGCTGTCCCTTGAAACCCTGCCCCCCGAATGCAAGATAGTGAACATGTGCATAGCAGGAGGGTATGATGCTGGACAAACGGCAATTCTATATCAACGGGGAATGGGTCGCGCCACGCGAAGGGCGTGATCTACCGGTCATTGACCCCTCGACCGAAGACGCCTGCGCCGTCATCTCGCTTGGTGGACAGGCCGATACGGATGCAGCGGTCGCCGCCGCGCAAGCCGCCCTGCCTCGCTGGATGCATACCGACCCCGCCGACCGGCTGGCGCTGGTCAAACGCATAGCCGAAGTTTATGCCGCGCGTTCGGCGGATATGGCACAGGCCATCAGCCTTGAAATGGGCGCGCCCATCGACATGGCCAGCGGCTCTCAGGTCGGTGCGGGGGCGGCGCATATCCGCAATTTCATCACCGCGTTTGACAAAATCCGCTTTATCGAACCCTTGGGCGATCATGCCCCCGATGACCGCATCATCCGCGAGGCCGTGGGGGTCTGCGCGCTGATCACACCATGGAACTGGCCGATGAATCAGGTCACGCTGAAGGTGATCCCCGCGCTTCTGTCAGGCTGCACCATGGTTCTGAAACCGTCCGAGATTGCACCGCTGTCGTCCATCATCTGGTCTGAAATCCTGCACGACGCCGGAACCCCGCCGGGCGTCTATAACATGGTGAATGGTGATGGTCCGGGTGTGGGCACGCAGCTGTCCACCCACGCGGATGTCGATATGGTCAGCTTCACCGGATCGACCCGCGCGGGCATTGCGATTTCCAAAAATGCCGCCGAAACCCTGAAGCGCGTGCATCTGGAACTGGGTGGCAAAGGCGCAAATATCATCTTCGCCGATGCTGATGAAAAGGCCGTGCAACGCGGTGCGGCACATTGCTTCAACAACTCCGGCCAGTCCTGTAATGCGCCCACGCGCATGCTGGTGCAGCGCGACATCTACGACAGCGCCGTGGAAACCGCCCGCGAACTGGCCGAAGCCACCGCCGTTGGCCCTGCCCATCAGACGGGCCGCCATATCGGGCCTGTGGTCAGTCAGGCGCAGTTCGACAAGGTGCAGGACCTGATCGCCAAGGGCATATCGGATGGCGCGCGACTGGTCTCAGGCGGGCTGGGACGCCCCGAAGGCATGAATCGCGGTTATTTCGTGCGCCCCACAGTCTTTGCCGATGTCACCAATGAGATGACCATCGCGCGCGAAGAAATCTTCGGGCCGGTCCTGTCCATCATCCCCTTCGATTCTGAAGATGACGCGCTGCGCATCGCAAATGACACAGTCTACGGGCTGACCAACTACGTCCAAAGCAGCGATGGCGCGCGCCGCAACCGCATGGCACGGCATTTGCGCGCCGGCATGGTCGAAATGAACGGCAAATCCCGCGGCGCAGGCGCGCCTTTTGGTGGCATGAAACAATCGGGCAACGGGCGCGAAGGCGGCATCTGGGGCATTGAGGATTTTCTGGAAGTCAAAGCCGTCTCCGGCTGGGACAGCGCTGCCGGGTAATGCGCGCTGCCCCTGCACATTCCGTGCAGGGGCAGGCACCCGCAACGCGGGTGATCCGGTGGGGCAGGCAAGGGGCGGCTCGTCCGCCCCTTGCCTGCCCACACCCCCTTTCGCATAGGGGAACTTCAGCTTCCCAGCCCCGCCCAATGCGGCGCATGCGGGTCCGCCAGTCGCTGGTTTATCACCGCCAGATCAAGCGCCCCCGGTGCGCGCGCGTCCGGGTCAAACCGGTCATATCCGAACAACTCGAAATCCCAGCGATACAACTCCTGCATCAGATGCAGGCTCAGATCATCGAAATATTCCGCCAGCGGCGCGGCAGGTTTTGGCCCGCTGTTGAACCGTGGGACCATATCGGGCCTGTGCGCCTG
Above is a window of Roseinatronobacter sp. S2 DNA encoding:
- a CDS encoding ribonuclease HII, with the translated sequence MTSNAAPDYEHERLAALQGACRIAGVDEVGRGPLCGPVTAAAVWLDPAALPAGLADSKRLSAQARERIFAAIMASADVGIGHATAAEIDQINILQATYLAMQRAIAALRVPPDHLLIDGNRLPPALPAPAQAVVKGDGRVLSIAAASIIAKVTRDRIMADLARDYPGYGWEVNAGYPTKRHKNAIADLGLTPEHRRSFAPIRKILCP
- a CDS encoding aldehyde dehydrogenase family protein; translation: MLDKRQFYINGEWVAPREGRDLPVIDPSTEDACAVISLGGQADTDAAVAAAQAALPRWMHTDPADRLALVKRIAEVYAARSADMAQAISLEMGAPIDMASGSQVGAGAAHIRNFITAFDKIRFIEPLGDHAPDDRIIREAVGVCALITPWNWPMNQVTLKVIPALLSGCTMVLKPSEIAPLSSIIWSEILHDAGTPPGVYNMVNGDGPGVGTQLSTHADVDMVSFTGSTRAGIAISKNAAETLKRVHLELGGKGANIIFADADEKAVQRGAAHCFNNSGQSCNAPTRMLVQRDIYDSAVETARELAEATAVGPAHQTGRHIGPVVSQAQFDKVQDLIAKGISDGARLVSGGLGRPEGMNRGYFVRPTVFADVTNEMTIAREEIFGPVLSIIPFDSEDDALRIANDTVYGLTNYVQSSDGARRNRMARHLRAGMVEMNGKSRGAGAPFGGMKQSGNGREGGIWGIEDFLEVKAVSGWDSAAG